Proteins found in one Sorghum bicolor cultivar BTx623 chromosome 1, Sorghum_bicolor_NCBIv3, whole genome shotgun sequence genomic segment:
- the LOC110436024 gene encoding uncharacterized protein LOC110436024, whose product MACRRSERLNVRSPSPEVEYRGRGRGRGRGAASPAPRLEREGGEPAPGEPALEEPHRRARSPQLGDNDAPPPPPPSLSEVMDRQTRLLEALADGILHRPGGGPPNDFQRKVEGFLKLRPPTFDCADDDPIAAEDWLREIEKKLDLTTCTDEECVGVAAHQLTGAARTWWDSYSDTHENPGGITWAEFTEAFREQHVPEGVMDAKVEEFRNISQGTQKVQEYATRFTHTMRYAPDESNTEKKKMYFFKKGLSTRLKVALSGHTCYTLREMINKALEMERDRLEADAQYKEKKRRSESSSRGPAPQRPLAHVPPPSRPRSAQGAAPAPSRGGGTHTANYHRPTQSHPVQSTSTWKATAPTSTGSVPFACFNCGQPGHKAAYCPAKAAPPPAPTATRQAPAQGTLRKPAVGATRGRLTHLTAQDAQDAPDAVYGMFLVQGVMASVLFDSGATCSYVSSRFAREHNLPVSPRKVPIDTISPLGNLRCTQKCQGVSITIEGYPFLADLTLLPSDGLDVILGMDWLTQYKGVISLSPRYVEITHPSGRVLRCEPNHEKKAPMICALESKSVEEVPVVSEYPDVFPEELPGMPPDRDVDFVIDLLPGTGPIAKRPYRMSVDELEELKKQLKELADKGYIRPSASPWGSRVLFVKKKDGSMRMCIDYRNLNAVTVKNKYPLPRIDDLLDQLKDAKFFSKIDLRSGYHQMKIRPEDIPKTAFVTRYEQYEFTVVSFGLTNAPAYFMNMMNKVFMEELDKFVVVFIDDILVYSAFAEEHEQHLRVVLEKLRQNQLYAKFSKCEFWLEEVAFLGHVLTAEGVAVDPAKIEVVKEW is encoded by the coding sequence ATGGCGTGCCGCCGTTCTGAACGCCTCAACGTTCGTTCCCCTTCACCCGAGGTGGAGTACCGCGGTCGTGGACGTGGGCGTGGTCGAGGAGCTGCCTCTCCTGCCCCCAGACTCGAGCGGGAGGGGGGGGAGCCCGCCCCAGGAGAGCCTGCCCTAGAGGAGCCCCACAGGAGAGCTAGGTCCCCTCAGCTCGGGGACAATGatgcaccaccaccgccgccaccgtcTCTGTCTGAGGTGATGGATCGCCAGACCCGCCTTCTGGAGGCACTGGCGGATGGCATACTGCATCGTCCTGGAGGAGGTCCGCCCAATGACTTCCAAAGGAAGGTAGAAGGCTTCCTCAAGCTGAGGCCTCCTACGTTTGACTGCGCTGATGATGATCCCATCGCCGCCGAGGACTGGCTGCGTGAGATAGAGAAGAAGCTGGACCTCACCACCTGCACTGATGAGGAGTGTGTGGGAGTCGCCGCTCACCAGCTCACTGGCGCTGCACGCACATGGTGGGACAGCTACAGTGACACCCACGAGAACCCCGGGGGCATAACCTGGGCTGAGTTCACTGAGGCGTTCCGTGAGCAGCATGTACCTGAGGGTGTCATGGACGCCAAGGTGGAGGAATTCCGCAACATCTCCCAGGGCACTCAGAAGGTACAGGAGTATGCCACTCGCTTCACCCACACCATGAGGTATGCTCCAGATGAGTCCAACAccgagaagaagaagatgtaCTTCTTCAAGAAGGGTCTGAGCACGCGCCTCAAGGTGGCCCTCTCGGGGCACACCTGCTACACCCTCCGGGAGATGATCAACAAGGCCCTGGAGATGGAAAGGGACCGCCTGGAGGCCGATGCTCAGTACAAGGAGAAGAAGCGCCGGTCCGAGAGTTCTTCTCGTGGCCCGGCACCCCAGAGGCCACTTGCTCACGTGCCCCCTCCGTCGCGCCCCCGCTCTGCCCAGGGCGCTGCACCGGCTCCGAGTCGAGGAGGTGGTACCCACACCGCCAACTACCACCGCCCCACTCAGAGCCACCCCGTGCAGAGTACCAGCACGTGGAAGGCCACTGCACCCACCTCCACTGGCAGTGTGCCTTTCGCTTGCTTCAACTGTGGTCAGCCAGGCCACAAGGCGGCCTACTGCCCTGCGAAGGCTGCTCCACCACCTGCCCCGACTGCGACCAGGCAGGCACCTGCTCAGGGCACACTCCGCAAGCCAGCTGTGGGAGCCACCCGCGGCCGTCTCACACACCTGACAGCACAGGACGCTCAGGACGCCCCCGACGCGGTGTACGGTATGTTTTTGGTACAGGGAGTTATGGCATCAGTTCTATTTGACTCTGGTGCAACTTGCTCATATGTATCCTCTAGATTCGCACGAGAGCACAACCTACCCGTGTCACCACGGAAGGTACCTATAGACACCATATCTCCGTTAGGCAACCTCAGATGCACCCAAAAGTGTCAGGGAGTGAGTATCACCATTGAGGGTTACCCTTTTCTAGCCGACCTCACCTTACTTCCGTCAGATGGACTGGATGTCATCTTGGGGATGGATTGGCTGACCCAATACAAGGGAGTGATATCTTTGTCACCGAGGTATGTGGAGATAACGCACCCGAGTGGTCGTGTGCTTCGATGTGAGCCTAACCATGAGAAGAAGGCGCCCATGATATGCGCCTTAGAATCCAAGTCAGTTGAGGAGGTGCCTGTAGTGAGTGAGTACCCTGACGTGTTTCCAGAGGAGTTGccgggtatgccacctgacagaGATGTGGACTTCGTGATTGACCTTCTGCCGGGTACGGGTCCCATTGCTAAAAGGCCCTACCGCATGTCGGTCGATGAGCTGGAAGAGCTCAAGAAGCAACTCAAGGAGTTGGCAGATAAGGGGTACATTAGACCCAGTGCTTCACCATGGGGTTCCCGTGTCTTGTTCGTAAAGAAGAAGGATGGCTCCATGAGGATGTGTATTGACTACCGGAACTTAAATGCCGTGACTGTCAAAAACAAGTACCCTCTCCCAAGGATCGATGACCTATTAGATCAGTTGAAGGATGCCAAGTTCTTCTCAAAAATCGATCTCCGATCCGGGTACCATCAGATGAAGATCAGACCAGAGGATATACCTAAGACAGCCTTTGTCACAAGGTATGAGCAATATGAGTTCACCGttgtgtccttcggactcacgaATGCCCCAGCTTACTTCATGAAtatgatgaacaaggtgttcatggaagAACTAGACAAGTTCGTTGTggtattcattgatgatattcttGTCTATTCAGCCTTTGCCGAAGAACATGAGCAGCACTTGAGAGTAGTTCTAGAGAAGTTGAGGCAGAACcaactctatgccaagttcagtaaGTGCGAGTTCTGGCTTGAAGAAGTCGCCTTCCTTGGGCATGTTCTCACAGCTGAGGGAGTTGCAGTTGACCCAGCCAAAATAGAAGTCGTGAAGGAATGGTAG
- the LOC110436099 gene encoding uncharacterized protein LOC110436099: MWSQVGERAFFGPDKIKEAEEGVAHVRENLKIAQSRQKSYADNHRRDLEFKVGDHVYLKVSPLRGTFRFHVKGKLAPRFVGPYRIVARIGKLAYKLELPEELDRVHPVFHVSQLRRCLKLPETQVLVESLDLQETLEYREYPVKILDRATKETRSSTIPMCKVLWSNHTEREATWEKESELQLRYPYLFERYVTP; this comes from the coding sequence ATGTGGTCACAGGTGGGAGAGAGAGCGTTCTTTGGCCCTGATAAAATTAAAGAGGCCGAAGAAGGAGTCGCCCATGTGCGAGAGAACTTGAAGATCGCTCAGAGCCGACAGAAGAGTTACGCAGATAACCATCGGAGAGATCTTGAGTTCAAAGTGGGGGatcatgtgtacctcaaggtctcCCCGCTACGTGGGACTTTCAGATTCCATGTGAAAGGGAAGCTCGCACCCAGGTTTGTAGGCCCCTACCGGATCGTTGCTAGAATTGGCAAGTTAGCATACAAGCTTGAGTTACCAGAAGAGCTAGACAGAGTGCATCCAGTGTTCCACGTATCTCAGTTGCGCAGATGTCTGAAACTGCCAGAGACACAAGTGCTCGTTGAGTCACTAGACCTACAGGAAACACTAGAGTACCGGGAGTACCCAGTCAAGATTCTAGACAGAGCCACCAAGGAAACTAGAAGCTCTACCATTCCCATGTGCAAGGTTCTGTGGAGCAACCACACAGAAAGAGAAGCCACTTGGGAGAAAGAGTCTGAGCTGCAGTTACGTTACCCCTACCTCTTCGAAAGGTACGTCACACcttaa
- the LOC8063402 gene encoding uncharacterized protein LOC8063402, which produces MKPPVVFCPLVATDKLFAITTNATNGFRHFDDPGLVPASFISSYHLFTPPVQRTPLIPVAATPAHSIVVAAAGGGGGAQDSSGLGMASSLAPASWVLLLQTGGAGAAAAGPSSCRLMLAVAEPRCRWAASPRRARVLVAPRCAALDWPGGSGEEEAKIEDERKKKPARGRPVWRRILFASKKTRSIIILNALTVIYASDIPVLKEVEALTEPAVFNMVRFVVAAIPFVPFAVRAFGDRRVRYAGLELGVWVSLGYLSQAIGLLSSDAGRASFITAITVIVVPLIDGLLGASIPKLTWFGAIMSLFGIGLLECGGSPPCVGDILNFFSAVFFGIHMLRTEQISRSTDKKKFLALLSFEVLVVAFSSVLWCMFKDGYVDTSESSFDSWTFGMLWDTAASFPWIPALYTGVLSTVLCMWAELVAMGDVSATETAIVYGLEPVWGAAFAWFLLGERWDNTTCIGAALVLCGSLTVQLFGSAPKKYKKVKKRSSNALETPVKQQDYLSLSPIPVDSGKFIGRQLERRNKTL; this is translated from the exons ATGAAACCTCCTGTTGTCTTCTGCCCGCTCGTCGCCACAGACAAGCTCTTCGCCATCACCACAAACGCCACCAACGGGTTCCGACATTTCGACGACCCAGGCCTTGTTCCTGCGAGTTTCATTTCATCCTATCACCTTTTCACTCCTCCAGTCCAGAGAACACCATTGATACCAGTGGCCGCTACACCTGCTCACTCCAttgtagtagcagcagcaggaggaggaggaggagcgcagGACTCGAGCGGTCTTGGCATGGCTTCTTCCCTCGCGCCCGCGTCGtgggtgctgctgctgcagacGGGCGGTGCTGGGGCGGCAGCGGCGGGGCCTTCCTCCTGCCGCTTGatgctcgccgtcgcggagcccCGCTGCCGCTGGGCAGCGTCGCCGCGCCGGGCAAGGGTGCTCGTGGCGCCCCGGTGCGCGGCGCTCGACTGGCccggcggcagcggcgaggaggaggccaAGATCGAGgacgagaggaagaagaagccggCGCGCGGCCGACCGGTGTGGAGGCGGATCCTGTTCGCCTCCAAGAAGACACGAAGCATCATCATCCTCAACGCCCTCACGGTCATCTATG CAAGTGATATTCCGGTTCTGAAAGAGGTCGAAGCCCTGACAGAGCCTGCGGTCTTCAACATGGTGCGGTTCGTTGTTGCAGCCATCCCCTTCGTGCCATTCGCGGTCCGTGCCTTTGGGGACCGCCGTGTACGCTATGCAGGACTGGAGCTGGGAGTCTGGGTTAGCTTAGGTTACCTTTCTCAAGCAATTGGATTGCTCTCATCTGATGCTGGCCGAGCATCCTTCATCACGGCCATCACG GTCATAGTTGTGCCTCTAATTGATGGCCTTCTTGGTGCCTCGATCCCCAAACTCACTTGGTTCGGAGCCATCATGTCACTATTTGGAATCGGCCTGCTGGAATGTGGCGGCTCTCCTCCCTGC GTTGGTGATATTTTGAACTTCTTCAGCGCCGTGTTTTTTGGGAtccatatgcttagaacagaGCAAATATCAAGGAGTACGGACAAGAAGAAGTTTCTAGCTCTTCTTAGCTTCGAG GTCCTTGTGGTCGCTTTCTCTTCTGTTCTCTGGTGTATGTTCAAAGACGGCTATGTTGATACTAGTGAATCCAGCTTTGACTCTTGGACTTTCGGTATGCTTTGGGATACAGCAGCTTCATTTCCTTGGATACCAGCATTGTACACTGGAGTTCTTTCTACGGTGTTATGCATGTGGGCAGAG CTGGTAGCGATGGGCGATGTTTCAGCAACTGAAACTGCAATTGTTTACGGCTTGGAGCCAGTTTGGGGAGCTGCTTTTGCTTGGTTCCTCCTTGGTGAAAGATGGGATAACACCACATGTATTGGAGCTGCCCTTGTATTAT GTGGCAGTTTGACTGTTCAGCTATTTGGGTCAGCTCCTAAGAAGTACAAGAAAGTTAAAAAACGCAGCAGCAATGCTTTAGAAACGCCAGTGAAACAACAAGACTACTTATCGTTATCTCCTATACCAGTTGATTCGGGGAAGTTCATAGGAAGGCAATTAGAAAG GAGGAACAAAACATTATAG